From Acidovorax sp. FHTAMBA, one genomic window encodes:
- a CDS encoding histone deacetylase family protein: MSKTGYFTHRDCWKHEMGPGHPECPERLDAIEDRLLVTGVGDALERYDAPEASLADIELAHGRMHIAALRGLSDRLNEELLAGGPNYAQIDTDTSINAHTWKASLRAAGAALAATDAVMAGEVENAFCSVRPPGHHACRDKAMGFCFFNNVAVAAKYALQRYNLQRVAVVDFDVHHGNGTEDILAHDPRALMVSIFQHPFYPYSGDHDPAPNMVNVPVAAYTRGMDIREIIEVMWMPRLEAFKPEMIFVSAGFDGHREDDMGQLGLTEQDYAWITQRVKDVARRFSKGRIVSCLEGGYVMGPLARSVEAHLRVLADL, translated from the coding sequence GTGAGCAAGACGGGCTATTTCACCCATCGGGACTGTTGGAAGCACGAGATGGGCCCGGGCCACCCCGAATGCCCCGAACGGCTGGACGCCATCGAAGACCGCTTGCTGGTCACTGGTGTGGGCGATGCGCTGGAGCGCTACGACGCACCGGAGGCCTCGCTGGCCGACATCGAGCTGGCCCACGGCCGCATGCACATCGCGGCGCTGCGCGGCCTGTCGGACCGGCTCAATGAAGAACTGTTGGCCGGCGGCCCCAACTACGCGCAGATCGACACCGACACCTCCATCAACGCCCACACCTGGAAAGCCTCGCTGCGGGCCGCCGGGGCCGCGCTGGCTGCCACCGATGCGGTGATGGCTGGCGAGGTGGAAAATGCCTTCTGCTCGGTGCGCCCGCCGGGCCACCACGCCTGTCGCGACAAGGCCATGGGGTTCTGTTTTTTCAACAACGTGGCGGTGGCCGCCAAATACGCGCTGCAGCGCTACAACCTGCAGCGGGTGGCGGTGGTGGACTTTGACGTGCACCACGGCAACGGCACCGAAGACATCCTGGCCCATGACCCGCGTGCGCTGATGGTCAGCATCTTTCAGCACCCGTTCTACCCCTACAGCGGTGACCACGACCCGGCACCCAACATGGTGAACGTGCCCGTAGCGGCGTACACGCGGGGCATGGATATCCGCGAGATCATCGAGGTGATGTGGATGCCCCGGCTGGAAGCCTTCAAGCCCGAGATGATCTTTGTCAGTGCAGGCTTTGACGGCCACCGCGAGGACGACATGGGCCAGCTGGGCCTGACGGAGCAGGACTACGCCTGGATCACCCAGCGCGTGAAGGATGTCGCCCGCCGCTTCTCCAAGGGCCGCATTGTGTCGTGCCTGGAAGGCGGCTACGTGATGGGCCCGCTGGCGCGCAGTGTGGAGGCGCACTTGCGCGTTCTTGCGGATCTTTGA